One stretch of Rhinolophus ferrumequinum isolate MPI-CBG mRhiFer1 chromosome 27, mRhiFer1_v1.p, whole genome shotgun sequence DNA includes these proteins:
- the TAF1A gene encoding LOW QUALITY PROTEIN: TATA box-binding protein-associated factor RNA polymerase I subunit A (The sequence of the model RefSeq protein was modified relative to this genomic sequence to represent the inferred CDS: inserted 2 bases in 1 codon) gives MSVRIKLDDVYAQDIQRAQSMFGIGMSDFSEELLRPMTGGDLGETRVLSGTGMCFPWLQKHIQSVVTGGKKEKDFAQTTNACLSFIQEALLKHQWQQAAEYMHSYFQILEDSDSYKRQAAPEIIWKLGSEILYYHPKSSVETFNTFADRMKNIGVMNYLKISLQHALYLLHHGMLDDANRNLSQAETWRYGEKSSSQEVLINLIQAYKGLLQYYTWSKKKTELSQLDEDDYAYNTASQNMLNHSWKTSINLSALIQIPGVWDPFVKSYVDMLEFYGDRDGAREVLTNYAYDEKFPSNPNAHIYLYNFLKREKAPREKLISVLKILYQIVPSHKLMLEFHRLLRKSEKEEHHKLGLDVLFGVLDLLDALXNITAWKYLANYLRQTLMGNHLAWVQEEWNSRKNWWPSFHFSYFWAKSDWKEDKALACEKALVAGILLGKGYRYFRYISKQDHQVLRKKIKRMKKLVKKCSIVNSGL, from the exons ATGtctgtaaggattaaattagatgaTGTATATGCCCAGGATATACAAAGGGCCCAATCAATG TTTGGAATAGGTATGAGTGATTTCAGCGAAGAATTGCTACGGCCCATGACGGGGGGTGACCTGGGGGAAACCCGTGTGCTCTCTGGTACAGGAATGTGTTTTCCTTGGCTCCAAAAGCATATACAAAGTGTGG TGACTggagggaaaaaggagaaggatTTTGCTCAGACAACAAATGCTTGTTTGAGTTTCATCCAAGAAGCTCTGCTGAAGCACCAATGGCAgcaagctgcagaatacatgcaCAGTTATTTTCAGATCTTGGAAGACTCGGATAGCTACAAAAGGCAGGCTGCGCCTGAG ATTATTTGGAAGCTCGGAAGTGAAATTCTCTATTATCATCCCAAAAGCAGCGTGGAGACTTTTAATACCTTTGCTGACAGGATGAAAAATATTGGCGTCATGAATTACTTAAAG ATCTCCTTACAACATGCATTATACCTTCTGCATCATGGAATGCTTGATGACGCCAACAGAAACCTCAGCCAGGCAGAGACATGGAGATACGGTGAAAAATCATCTTCCCAGGAAGTATTAATCAACTTAATTCAGGCCTATAAAGGGCTTTTGCAATATTATACTTGGTCTAAAAAGAAGACGGAATTGTCTCAGCTTG ATGAGGATGATTATGCTTACAACACAGCATCCCAGAATATGCTCAACCACAGCTGGAAGACATCTATAAACCTTTCTGCGTTGATTCAAATTCCTGGAGTTTGGGATCCTTTTGTGAAGAGTTATGTAGAC ATGCTGGAATTCTATGGGGATCGAGATGGAGCTCGAGAGGTACTCACCAATTATGCCTATGACGAAAAGTTCCCATCAAATCCGAATGCACATATTTACTTATACAACTTTCTAAAGAGAGAGAAGGCACCACGAGAGAAACTGATAAGTGTCCTTAag ATTTTGTATCAGATTGTGCCATCTCATAAACTGATGTTAGAATTCCATAGACTACTGAGAAAATCAG AAAAAGAAGAGCACCATAAATTGGGGTTGGATGTATTATTTGGAGTCTTAGATTTGCTGGATGCACT AAATATAACTGCTTGGAAATATTTGGCAAACTATCTCAGGCAGACCTTAATGGG gaatCATCTTGCCTGGGTTCAAGAAGAATGGAACTCCAGGAAAAACTGGTGGCCAAGCTTTCACTTCAGCTACTTTTGGGCAAAAAGTGATTGGAAGGAAGATAAAGCTTTGGCTTGTGAAAAAGCTTTGGTAGCTGGAATATTGTTAGGAAAAg gttatagATATTTTCGGTATATTTCAAAACAAGATCATCAAGtcttaaggaagaaaattaagcGGATGAAGAAATTAGTGAAAAAATGCAGCATTGTAAATTCAGGACTCTGA